One Brevibacillus choshinensis genomic window carries:
- a CDS encoding acetate--CoA ligase family protein gives MSGNAKVAVSPERLREFFHPRNVALIGATDKSMWSVFTYKNLKIMNFSGEIYCVNPNRDVVHGQKAYHSLLDIEDSIDLAYVMVPSSHIMQVMKEAAAKKIRNLVLLTAGFSELGEAGQKLEQELLAFAKEHDQLILGPNGNGFVNVTSSLTPYGLPITPPLKAGPVGVVLQSGALASSIMTLAQVRNVGLSFLVAMGNETMISATDIIDYLIEDESTKVIALFLESIRQPEEFARVAKKALQYGKPIVALKIGRSEKSAHTAMAHTGALVGDDAVNDAAFRQLGVIRVNSLEDLLTTAGLLGYTPPLYGRRMGVVTPSGGACDILSDRSADEKIELPEFSPQTVQALKEIVPSFSTVHNPLDVTGYVVVDRTLMRRALAAVSKDPELDFIISLVDPPRVEPEDVAPVYEQYEELSKIVNNAACPIILVMNTSLEMTPFGQKVADKYGLHFVGGMEHGLTALGKAVWWNEKYRANKVSAAKKAQPVAELSIDVAGGEWSEYQARKFLEEHGVPVVPGLLAAKLDEAIAAAEQVGYPVAMKIQSEDIAHKSDIGGVKLGLASEAEVADAYQEILANVQKRAPGSRIEGILVSPMRPAGTELLVGIVNDPLWGQVLAVGIGGVFVEVFKDSSLRVLPVERDEIMTMLEELRGLPLLKGTRGRVAADLEKVTDAIYKVSQLAYSAKQSLQELEINPLWVHGGQVEALDALMKWKQTDRVVSP, from the coding sequence TTGAGTGGAAATGCAAAAGTAGCCGTATCACCCGAACGATTGCGGGAGTTTTTTCACCCGCGCAATGTAGCGCTGATCGGGGCGACAGACAAATCGATGTGGTCCGTTTTTACTTATAAAAATCTGAAGATTATGAATTTTAGTGGTGAAATCTACTGCGTCAACCCAAATCGGGATGTCGTTCATGGGCAGAAAGCGTATCACTCCCTGCTGGATATCGAGGATTCCATCGATTTGGCTTACGTCATGGTCCCTTCCAGTCACATCATGCAGGTGATGAAGGAAGCGGCAGCGAAAAAAATCCGCAATCTGGTCCTGCTGACGGCCGGTTTTAGCGAGCTTGGAGAAGCGGGACAAAAGCTGGAGCAGGAGCTGCTTGCCTTTGCCAAAGAGCATGACCAGCTGATTCTGGGGCCAAATGGCAACGGGTTTGTCAACGTCACCTCGAGCTTGACGCCGTACGGGCTGCCGATTACACCGCCTCTTAAAGCGGGTCCGGTCGGGGTAGTCCTGCAGAGCGGGGCGCTGGCCAGCTCGATCATGACGCTGGCGCAGGTGCGCAACGTGGGGCTGAGCTTTCTCGTAGCGATGGGGAACGAGACGATGATTTCTGCGACGGATATCATCGATTACTTGATTGAGGATGAATCGACGAAGGTAATTGCTCTGTTCCTGGAGTCGATCAGGCAGCCCGAAGAGTTTGCCCGGGTAGCCAAAAAAGCGCTGCAGTACGGCAAACCGATCGTCGCCCTCAAGATCGGGCGCAGTGAAAAGAGCGCACATACCGCGATGGCGCACACCGGTGCACTGGTCGGGGATGATGCGGTCAATGACGCGGCGTTCCGTCAGCTCGGCGTCATTCGCGTCAATTCACTGGAGGATCTGCTCACGACCGCAGGGCTTCTGGGGTACACCCCGCCTTTGTATGGTCGTAGAATGGGCGTCGTCACACCATCTGGAGGAGCGTGCGACATCCTGTCAGACCGCTCAGCGGATGAGAAAATCGAGCTGCCGGAGTTCTCCCCGCAGACGGTGCAGGCACTCAAAGAGATCGTCCCCAGCTTTTCCACTGTGCACAATCCGCTTGATGTGACGGGGTATGTCGTGGTCGACCGAACCTTGATGCGGCGGGCATTGGCGGCAGTCTCCAAGGACCCTGAGCTCGATTTCATCATCTCATTGGTAGACCCGCCCAGGGTGGAGCCGGAGGACGTAGCTCCTGTCTACGAGCAGTACGAAGAGCTGTCCAAAATCGTGAATAACGCCGCATGCCCGATCATCCTGGTGATGAACACGTCGCTGGAGATGACGCCATTCGGGCAGAAGGTGGCAGATAAGTACGGCCTCCATTTCGTGGGAGGTATGGAGCATGGACTCACAGCGCTCGGCAAAGCGGTCTGGTGGAACGAGAAGTATCGTGCGAATAAAGTTTCTGCGGCAAAGAAAGCCCAACCTGTAGCTGAGCTGTCCATTGATGTAGCAGGCGGCGAATGGTCCGAGTACCAGGCGCGAAAGTTTTTGGAGGAGCATGGGGTACCTGTTGTTCCAGGCTTGCTCGCTGCAAAGCTGGATGAAGCAATCGCGGCAGCCGAGCAGGTAGGCTATCCGGTTGCGATGAAAATCCAATCGGAGGATATCGCTCATAAAAGCGACATCGGCGGCGTGAAGCTGGGACTGGCTTCGGAGGCAGAGGTAGCGGATGCCTATCAGGAGATACTGGCGAATGTGCAAAAACGAGCGCCAGGCAGCCGGATCGAAGGCATTCTCGTCAGCCCGATGCGTCCAGCGGGAACAGAGCTATTGGTGGGGATTGTCAATGACCCGCTGTGGGGCCAGGTATTGGCGGTAGGAATAGGCGGCGTCTTCGTCGAGGTGTTCAAGGATTCCAGCCTGCGTGTGCTGCCGGTCGAGCGTGATGAGATCATGACGATGCTGGAAGAGCTGCGCGGCCTTCCTTTGCTGAAAGGAACGCGTGGGCGAGTCGCCGCCGATCTGGAGAAGGTAACGGATGCCATCTACAAAGTCAGCCAGCTGGCGTACTCTGCAAAGCAAAGCCTGCAGGAGCTGGAAATCAATCCGCTGTGGGTGCATGGCGGGCAAGTAGAGGCACTCGACGCCTTGATGAAGTGGAAACAAACGGATAGAGTCGTCTCCCCATAA
- a CDS encoding tripartite tricarboxylate transporter substrate binding protein, translated as MKQTKKWMKWSGVLLTTAMALSLAACGGGGNQAAGGEKAASTYPEKPIVITAPSGAGGGLDKTARSVSKVMSATKLVEKTITVENKPGGGQAVGLADFVTQDKKNNYKLLLPSTPIIINNLKKEGNSPHSYNDMTPLAQLTKDYGAIVVSADSPYKDLKSLMEAIKADPTKVTVAGGSAPGSLDHLTFLMPAVKAGIDPKSVKYISYDGGGEAIAALLGGNADVLATDVSGAGEYVKSGKVKILGVSSPERLKGTFKDIPTYKEAGYDTELINWRGVFGPKEMSPEAVAYWEEKLKAMTQTPEWKAELETNGWDDGYKNGADFKTYLGEQEKMFKEILGLLNMAK; from the coding sequence ATGAAACAAACCAAGAAATGGATGAAGTGGAGCGGTGTGCTTCTCACGACGGCGATGGCATTGAGCCTGGCAGCCTGTGGGGGCGGCGGTAATCAAGCAGCGGGGGGAGAGAAAGCGGCTTCGACCTATCCGGAAAAACCAATCGTGATCACAGCTCCGTCGGGTGCAGGTGGCGGCTTGGATAAAACGGCACGATCCGTTTCAAAAGTAATGTCGGCAACCAAGCTGGTAGAGAAGACGATCACCGTAGAAAACAAACCAGGTGGCGGACAGGCAGTAGGTTTGGCTGACTTCGTGACGCAGGACAAGAAAAACAACTACAAGCTTCTGCTTCCTTCCACGCCGATCATCATCAACAACCTGAAAAAAGAAGGAAACAGCCCTCATTCCTACAATGATATGACACCGTTGGCACAGCTGACGAAAGACTACGGCGCGATCGTCGTGTCGGCAGATTCTCCATACAAGGATCTGAAATCGCTGATGGAGGCGATCAAAGCGGATCCGACAAAAGTAACCGTAGCTGGAGGCTCTGCTCCAGGCTCGCTGGACCACTTGACCTTCCTGATGCCGGCCGTCAAAGCGGGCATCGATCCAAAATCCGTGAAATACATCTCCTATGATGGCGGCGGTGAGGCGATCGCAGCGCTTCTGGGCGGAAATGCTGACGTACTGGCTACAGACGTATCCGGTGCCGGTGAGTATGTGAAATCCGGTAAAGTGAAAATCTTGGGCGTATCTTCCCCTGAGCGCCTGAAAGGCACATTCAAGGACATTCCAACCTATAAAGAAGCTGGTTACGACACCGAATTGATCAACTGGCGCGGCGTGTTTGGGCCAAAAGAAATGTCTCCAGAAGCTGTGGCTTACTGGGAAGAAAAATTGAAAGCCATGACCCAGACACCTGAGTGGAAAGCTGAGCTGGAAACAAACGGCTGGGATGACGGCTACAAAAACGGAGCAGACTTCAAGACTTATCTGGGTGAGCAAGAAAAAATGTTCAAAGAAATCTTGGGCTTGCTCAATATGGCGAAGTAA
- a CDS encoding LysR family transcriptional regulator gives MEFRDWQILQTLFLEQNITKTAEALYISQPALTKRLRQIEKEFGVQIVQRGSRGVQFTPQGEYLAKCADEMLMRLRSIKEHVLNMGDEVNGTLRLGVSNYFARYKLPMILKQFKEAYPNVEYKVITGWSKDVYKSVYNQDVHVGFVRGNYNWTDQKQLLFEESVCVVSRDPINIEELPSLPRIDYGTDPMLRALVDNWWTEHYSQPPLIGMEIDKADTCSEMVASGLGYAILPRVVLNGKDDLYIVPLTTKAGEPIKRKTWMFYHADSLELQMVKAFVQFMEQIDIQVPK, from the coding sequence ATGGAGTTTCGCGATTGGCAGATCCTGCAAACGCTGTTTCTGGAGCAGAATATCACCAAGACGGCAGAGGCTTTGTACATTTCCCAGCCTGCGCTGACCAAACGCTTGCGCCAGATCGAAAAAGAGTTTGGCGTGCAGATTGTGCAGCGCGGAAGCAGGGGCGTACAGTTCACTCCCCAAGGCGAATATTTGGCCAAATGCGCGGATGAAATGCTCATGCGGCTGCGCAGTATCAAGGAGCATGTATTGAATATGGGAGACGAGGTAAATGGAACATTGAGGCTGGGGGTTTCCAATTACTTCGCGCGCTACAAGCTTCCCATGATCCTCAAGCAGTTTAAGGAAGCATACCCGAACGTCGAGTACAAGGTGATCACGGGATGGAGCAAAGACGTGTACAAGTCCGTGTACAATCAGGACGTGCATGTCGGCTTCGTCCGCGGCAATTACAACTGGACGGACCAAAAGCAGCTGCTGTTCGAGGAATCAGTCTGTGTCGTTTCCCGAGATCCGATCAACATCGAAGAGCTTCCGAGCTTGCCGCGGATTGATTATGGGACAGACCCGATGCTGCGGGCGCTGGTCGACAACTGGTGGACGGAGCATTATTCCCAGCCGCCGCTGATTGGCATGGAGATCGACAAGGCGGATACCTGCAGTGAAATGGTTGCGAGCGGGCTGGGGTATGCGATCCTGCCGCGAGTCGTGTTGAATGGCAAGGACGATTTGTACATCGTCCCTCTGACCACCAAAGCCGGGGAGCCGATCAAACGAAAGACGTGGATGTTTTATCATGCCGACTCGCTCGAGCTTCAGATGGTCAAAGCGTTTGTGCAATTCATGGAACAGATCGATATACAAGTCCCCAAGTGA
- a CDS encoding AbrB family transcriptional regulator produces MLLRLLYTLLLGALGGLLFAVLHSPLPWLLGALVTTVVCTFLGVRNLWIPKWFRQVGLMVIGISLGLRMTPEIWDAMTGHIGLMLIATILTVAISLGNAWIFHKVGKVDSITAILSNIPGGLSEMVTIGQSVGGNQQIISIFHSIRAVIIVLCTPFIVTWLPHHDTLQTAAAGHVLQFGQTLMILAVGAIGAWLATRCSIPAPYLLGALLLTAVISMNTSLTGNNPVLTGFLVKAAQVFIGVSIGLGFKREDIARNRRFFLFGLMHSVLLFVMVILLAVGTAYATGTEVLTMILATAPGGIAEMSLTALTIGADPLLVTAFQLFRVLFVLTLFSFGVRTWVNRQRRFKHPQETRA; encoded by the coding sequence ATGCTGCTGCGATTGCTCTACACGCTGTTGCTCGGAGCGCTTGGAGGACTGCTGTTTGCCGTGCTGCACAGCCCGCTTCCCTGGCTGCTCGGAGCGTTGGTCACTACGGTTGTTTGTACCTTTCTCGGTGTCCGCAACCTGTGGATCCCAAAATGGTTCCGCCAGGTAGGGCTGATGGTGATCGGCATATCGCTTGGCCTGCGCATGACACCCGAGATTTGGGACGCCATGACAGGTCACATCGGTTTGATGCTGATCGCCACGATTTTGACGGTAGCCATCAGTCTGGGCAATGCCTGGATCTTCCACAAAGTGGGCAAAGTCGATAGCATTACCGCGATCTTAAGCAATATTCCGGGAGGGCTCTCGGAAATGGTGACGATCGGGCAATCCGTGGGGGGAAATCAGCAAATCATCTCGATATTCCACTCCATCCGTGCCGTCATCATCGTGCTTTGTACGCCATTTATCGTTACCTGGCTGCCACATCACGACACCCTGCAGACCGCTGCAGCGGGACATGTGCTCCAGTTTGGTCAGACATTGATGATTCTGGCAGTGGGTGCGATCGGGGCTTGGCTGGCGACGCGCTGCTCCATACCGGCCCCTTATTTGCTCGGTGCCTTGCTGCTAACAGCGGTTATCTCGATGAATACTTCGCTCACGGGAAACAATCCCGTTTTGACTGGTTTTCTGGTCAAGGCGGCACAGGTCTTTATCGGGGTGAGCATCGGACTCGGATTCAAGCGAGAGGATATCGCCCGAAACCGCCGCTTCTTCCTGTTTGGCCTGATGCATTCCGTGCTGCTATTCGTGATGGTCATACTGCTTGCAGTCGGTACGGCCTATGCCACTGGCACGGAGGTACTGACGATGATTCTGGCTACTGCCCCCGGCGGAATCGCAGAGATGAGTCTGACAGCCCTGACGATTGGGGCAGATCCGCTGCTGGTTACGGCCTTTCAGCTGTTTCGCGTGCTCTTTGTACTCACTCTGTTTTCCTTTGGCGTACGAACCTGGGTCAATCGGCAGCGTCGGTTCAAGCACCCGCAAGAAACACGTGCCTAA
- a CDS encoding tripartite tricarboxylate transporter permease, whose amino-acid sequence MDAFHYLLNGFATALQWQNIIFAFVGVLIGTVVGVLPGIGPISGVALLIPVTASLTGGLPPEEAATSAIILLAGVYYGAMYGGSTTSILLNTPGESSSVVTVLDGYPMAKQGRAGVALAIAAIGSFVAGIVSLVGLVFLAEPLSNVALKLSPADEFSLMILGLCALSGLAGKSVTKALIMTVFGLLLATIGMDNVSGVARFTFEMPELYSGLEFLTIAVGVFALGEVFKTILERDANEGEIAKISRILPTKQDLKESAGPIIRGSLVGFFKGIVPGSGATLASFLAYLLEKKISKNPEKFGKGAIAGVAAPESANNAASGGAMIPLLTLGIPGTGTTAVLMGALIMYNVQPGPLLFDEHPTIAWGLIASMFIGNLMLLILNMPLVKVFAKLIETPPKYLIPMIVAISIFGVYAVRVSVFDLVLLLICGVVGYFLAKNDFPMAPLVLGLVLGPMIENNLRRALTTSNGDFSIFIEKPVSLVFLIISVLWITVPLIMKMRGKKVVVNVEG is encoded by the coding sequence ATGGATGCGTTTCATTATTTGCTAAACGGTTTTGCTACTGCCCTGCAATGGCAAAATATCATCTTTGCGTTTGTCGGCGTATTGATCGGGACGGTAGTAGGCGTACTGCCAGGGATCGGGCCCATCAGTGGTGTCGCGCTGCTGATTCCCGTAACGGCGTCGCTGACAGGGGGTCTCCCGCCGGAGGAAGCAGCGACCAGTGCAATCATTTTGCTTGCCGGAGTATACTACGGAGCGATGTACGGGGGATCGACGACTTCCATTTTGCTCAATACGCCAGGTGAATCATCTTCCGTCGTGACCGTATTGGATGGATACCCGATGGCCAAGCAGGGACGAGCTGGAGTCGCCTTGGCGATTGCTGCGATCGGTTCGTTTGTGGCTGGGATTGTCTCGCTTGTCGGTCTGGTATTTTTGGCGGAGCCATTATCTAACGTCGCGCTCAAGCTCAGTCCTGCCGATGAGTTCTCCCTGATGATCCTGGGACTGTGCGCCTTGAGTGGTTTGGCAGGAAAGTCTGTCACCAAGGCTCTGATCATGACGGTATTCGGACTCTTGCTCGCAACGATCGGGATGGACAACGTGTCCGGTGTGGCGCGCTTTACCTTTGAAATGCCGGAGCTGTATTCCGGATTGGAATTTTTGACGATCGCAGTAGGGGTATTTGCACTTGGAGAGGTTTTCAAAACCATTTTGGAGCGAGATGCCAATGAGGGCGAAATCGCCAAAATCTCCCGAATTCTGCCTACCAAGCAAGATTTGAAAGAAAGTGCGGGGCCGATCATCCGCGGTTCGTTGGTCGGATTTTTTAAAGGTATCGTACCTGGATCTGGAGCGACACTGGCATCCTTCCTCGCGTACCTGCTGGAAAAGAAAATCAGTAAAAATCCGGAGAAATTCGGAAAAGGGGCCATTGCAGGGGTAGCCGCTCCTGAGTCCGCAAACAACGCTGCCTCTGGTGGAGCGATGATCCCACTCCTGACCTTGGGGATTCCGGGGACAGGAACGACAGCGGTGTTGATGGGCGCCCTGATCATGTACAACGTGCAGCCAGGTCCTTTGCTGTTTGACGAGCATCCGACGATTGCTTGGGGCTTGATCGCAAGTATGTTTATCGGAAACCTGATGCTGCTCATTCTCAACATGCCGCTCGTCAAAGTCTTTGCCAAGCTCATTGAAACACCTCCGAAATACTTGATTCCGATGATTGTGGCTATCTCCATTTTCGGTGTGTACGCCGTTCGTGTTTCGGTATTTGATCTGGTGCTGCTGCTGATCTGCGGTGTGGTAGGTTACTTTTTGGCGAAAAACGATTTCCCGATGGCTCCATTGGTGCTTGGTCTGGTCTTGGGCCCAATGATTGAAAATAACCTGCGCCGTGCCTTGACGACATCCAACGGAGATTTCTCCATCTTTATTGAAAAGCCTGTATCGCTTGTCTTCCTGATCATCTCGGTTCTGTGGATTACGGTTCCATTGATCATGAAAATGAGAGGGAAAAAAGTAGTCGTAAACGTAGAAGGATAG
- a CDS encoding tripartite tricarboxylate transporter TctB family protein, with protein MSKTFDRYASLLFLVLGAAFLIGSQNISSSAYGSNVGPNIFPMGLGSLLVLLSLRLFYETFKYKQEEKKEGQALDYKRFLIILGAALLYVLLMEEIGYVVSTFLFLLVGFQTMSKGKWLSTLLISGAFSFGIYFLYVNVLDGTLPGLPTWLGF; from the coding sequence GTGAGCAAAACATTTGACCGATATGCCAGCTTGCTGTTTCTCGTTTTGGGAGCAGCGTTTCTGATTGGCAGCCAAAACATTTCCTCAAGTGCATACGGCAGCAATGTCGGACCGAATATCTTTCCGATGGGACTCGGCTCTCTCTTGGTTCTGCTGAGCCTGCGATTGTTTTACGAGACGTTCAAGTACAAGCAGGAGGAGAAAAAGGAAGGGCAAGCGCTGGATTACAAGCGATTCCTCATCATCCTCGGAGCCGCCCTCCTCTACGTGCTTCTTATGGAGGAAATCGGTTACGTGGTGAGTACCTTCCTGTTCCTGCTGGTAGGATTCCAGACGATGTCGAAAGGAAAATGGCTCTCGACACTCCTCATTTCCGGCGCGTTTTCCTTCGGCATCTACTTCTTGTACGTGAACGTTCTCGATGGTACTTTGCCTGGTTTACCAACATGGTTAGGCTTTTAG
- a CDS encoding MFS transporter, with product MPKSTGLLSRELTEYPVGGKRIWLLFIAILANFIASYEAQIAPVLPLLLNDLDITLAQYGVVSAISVIASAISGLIVAPLSDKYGRVRFLVPGLFLTAVCVYCMALVSSLSGLLLLRILLAFVDGLALGTTAGLVRDFSPRLGRALAFGFWTFGPVGSNFFAAAMAGWTLPIYQTWQSQFIIGGTIAAVSAIVIMFCIRDLSPKLRSHVIENEEELNKKAAGEKQAVVKPKMRDILAVPHIWTLAIGVSLFLLTYLTIASFGPKMLVDAFGYEAHEAAGIAKYFWLFNLGTLLIAGWISDRLQLRKIVSLTGCILFALYMVFFISLFGKEVSDGAMIIYTSILGGLIGICYGPWCALFSENIEDVNPSLQSSGWAVFGLVSKMTGILTSLIVPLVVASSGWDTWLWIALGVGVIIYIPCLISGNGPWLRRKTGTNPVTTVQ from the coding sequence ATGCCAAAAAGCACGGGATTACTGTCCCGGGAACTCACGGAATATCCAGTCGGAGGAAAAAGGATCTGGTTATTGTTTATTGCCATTCTGGCCAATTTTATCGCATCCTACGAGGCTCAGATCGCGCCGGTCCTGCCGCTCTTGTTAAATGATTTGGACATTACGCTTGCCCAGTACGGTGTCGTTTCCGCGATCTCCGTCATTGCCTCCGCCATTTCGGGACTGATCGTCGCCCCTTTGTCAGACAAATACGGTCGAGTTCGCTTTCTGGTACCCGGGTTGTTCCTCACCGCTGTTTGTGTGTATTGCATGGCTTTGGTCAGCTCGCTTTCCGGGCTTTTGCTCTTGCGCATTTTGCTCGCATTCGTCGATGGTCTGGCTCTGGGAACGACAGCAGGCCTGGTACGTGACTTCTCGCCACGGCTGGGTCGGGCGCTGGCATTTGGTTTTTGGACGTTTGGTCCGGTTGGCTCCAACTTTTTTGCCGCCGCGATGGCAGGTTGGACTTTGCCGATCTATCAGACGTGGCAGTCGCAGTTTATCATTGGCGGAACGATAGCAGCGGTTTCTGCGATCGTCATCATGTTTTGTATTCGAGATCTTTCTCCGAAGCTGCGTTCCCACGTTATTGAGAACGAGGAGGAGCTGAATAAGAAAGCCGCAGGCGAAAAACAGGCTGTCGTCAAACCGAAAATGCGCGATATCTTGGCCGTTCCCCACATCTGGACGCTCGCCATCGGTGTTTCCCTTTTCCTGCTCACCTACCTTACGATAGCTTCCTTCGGGCCCAAGATGCTCGTCGACGCATTCGGCTACGAGGCGCACGAAGCGGCAGGTATCGCCAAGTATTTCTGGCTGTTCAATCTTGGGACGCTGCTCATCGCCGGCTGGATTTCTGACCGTCTGCAGCTGCGCAAAATCGTTTCCTTGACCGGTTGCATCCTGTTTGCCCTCTATATGGTGTTCTTTATCTCTCTGTTCGGCAAAGAAGTTTCAGACGGCGCGATGATCATCTATACATCCATTCTGGGCGGCCTGATCGGTATCTGCTACGGACCTTGGTGTGCTTTATTCTCGGAAAATATTGAGGATGTGAATCCCTCGCTGCAATCGTCTGGTTGGGCGGTATTCGGGTTGGTATCCAAAATGACGGGGATCCTCACTTCGCTGATCGTTCCATTGGTAGTGGCCAGTTCCGGTTGGGATACTTGGCTATGGATCGCGCTGGGGGTAGGAGTCATCATATACATCCCGTGCCTGATTTCAGGAAATGGCCCTTGGCTTCGCCGGAAAACCGGGACGAATCCAGTCACGACCGTTCAGTAG
- a CDS encoding class I SAM-dependent methyltransferase, protein MRDDQKIKEEVKQQFGANAEKYVTSQTHATGDDLSLLEPWLNPASDWVFLDVATGGGHLTKKIAPHVGQVFATDLTQPMLEAARNHLTSHSSNVFYVVADAEALPFLSNSFDAVGCRIAAHHFPNPQAFVQEVARVLKPGGRFVLIDNIAPADEKLDRFVNTLEKLRDTSHVRSYSRSEWLGWVEEAGLAESQSRIRKKTFPYATWVRRTAESEEQVEQVTAHITGADPEVQAYFAVEREGEEVTSIQVDEWMALFVKQEG, encoded by the coding sequence ATGCGTGATGACCAAAAGATCAAAGAGGAAGTCAAACAGCAATTCGGGGCCAATGCCGAGAAGTACGTAACCAGTCAGACACATGCGACGGGAGATGATCTCTCCCTGCTGGAGCCTTGGCTGAATCCTGCTTCGGACTGGGTATTCCTCGATGTCGCTACGGGCGGAGGGCATCTCACCAAGAAGATCGCTCCCCATGTCGGGCAGGTGTTTGCGACAGATTTGACACAGCCCATGCTCGAGGCAGCCCGCAATCATTTGACGTCTCACTCCAGCAATGTCTTTTATGTGGTAGCAGACGCAGAAGCACTCCCGTTTTTGAGCAACTCCTTTGATGCTGTCGGCTGTCGGATCGCTGCTCATCACTTCCCCAATCCGCAGGCTTTCGTGCAAGAAGTCGCGCGCGTACTGAAGCCAGGCGGGAGGTTCGTGCTGATCGACAACATCGCGCCGGCGGATGAAAAGCTGGATCGCTTTGTAAACACGCTCGAAAAGCTGCGGGATACCAGCCATGTGCGCAGCTATTCACGCTCCGAATGGCTAGGGTGGGTAGAGGAGGCAGGTTTGGCAGAGAGCCAGTCCCGCATCCGCAAAAAAACGTTCCCGTATGCGACGTGGGTGAGACGCACGGCTGAGTCTGAGGAGCAGGTCGAGCAAGTGACGGCCCACATTACAGGCGCAGATCCGGAAGTCCAAGCCTACTTTGCCGTAGAGAGGGAAGGCGAGGAAGTCACCTCCATCCAGGTCGATGAATGGATGGCCCTGTTTGTCAAACAAGAAGGCTAA
- a CDS encoding TerC family protein: MTEFLLSLLQIIVVNIVLSGDNAVVIALACRNLSPELQKKAVFWGSFGAIALRVILTFIAIYLLKIPFVQVVGGLLLIWIAVKLLKGEDEDSHIGGGSNMMEALKTIIFADLIMSLDNVIAVAGAANGNMLLVLIGLAISIPLIIWGSQLLMKLMNRFPIIVLLGAALLGYTAGEMIVGDKLVSGFIEETMPALHIILPVALALVVIAVGNYLKRKAEKEKANQVGQDHAETL; this comes from the coding sequence ATGACAGAATTTTTACTGAGTCTCTTGCAGATTATAGTTGTGAACATCGTACTGAGTGGTGACAATGCGGTCGTAATCGCTCTCGCTTGTCGAAACTTGAGCCCGGAATTGCAAAAGAAGGCAGTCTTCTGGGGAAGCTTTGGGGCCATCGCACTTCGGGTCATTCTTACCTTTATCGCCATTTATCTGTTGAAAATTCCATTCGTTCAGGTCGTCGGTGGGCTCTTGCTCATCTGGATCGCTGTCAAACTGCTGAAGGGCGAGGATGAAGACAGCCATATCGGCGGCGGCTCGAACATGATGGAAGCGTTGAAAACCATTATTTTTGCGGACCTGATCATGAGCCTCGACAACGTCATTGCGGTAGCGGGTGCTGCAAACGGCAATATGCTCCTGGTGCTCATCGGTCTGGCGATCAGTATTCCATTGATCATTTGGGGAAGCCAGTTGTTGATGAAGCTGATGAATCGTTTTCCGATCATCGTGCTTTTGGGAGCTGCGCTGCTCGGGTATACGGCTGGTGAAATGATCGTGGGAGACAAGCTGGTCAGCGGCTTTATCGAAGAAACCATGCCTGCGCTGCATATCATTTTGCCGGTAGCATTGGCATTGGTGGTCATCGCCGTAGGGAACTACCTCAAGCGCAAAGCGGAAAAGGAAAAAGCAAATCAAGTCGGACAAGATCACGCGGAGACGCTGTAA
- a CDS encoding VOC family protein, which produces MAVNITNFAVVQLPVRDVEVSVKWYREVLGIPFTFDFKPGDNEAWMNVGGVGLGLVHTDNVPNLDFRNREGQLQPIISLQVENIHAVYQELAEKGYELSEMFYKKGGGYSFQLRDPDGHLNHLWGGWPSAEDEAANS; this is translated from the coding sequence ATGGCAGTCAACATCACCAATTTTGCAGTTGTACAACTACCTGTAAGAGATGTGGAAGTATCGGTAAAGTGGTATCGAGAAGTACTTGGCATTCCATTTACGTTTGACTTTAAACCGGGAGACAACGAAGCATGGATGAACGTCGGCGGGGTGGGCCTCGGCCTGGTCCACACCGACAATGTCCCAAATCTCGATTTTCGCAATAGGGAAGGACAACTGCAGCCGATCATTTCGCTGCAAGTCGAAAATATCCATGCCGTCTATCAAGAGCTGGCGGAAAAAGGCTATGAGCTGAGCGAGATGTTCTACAAAAAAGGCGGCGGCTACAGCTTTCAGCTGCGTGACCCCGACGGCCATCTCAATCATCTGTGGGGTGGCTGGCCGTCGGCAGAGGATGAAGCGGCGAATTCATAG